Part of the Deinococcus sp. Leaf326 genome is shown below.
CGGCACCGCCCGCGACCTGGGCATCAGTGTCTCCTTGCTGCGAAAATGGCGGAACGCGCAGCAGACCAACGGGGAAACCGCGTTCCCAGGACAGGGCCGTCAGGCCCTGAGCCCCGAACAGCAGGAGATTCAGCGGCTCCGCAAGGAAAACG
Proteins encoded:
- a CDS encoding IS3 family transposase: MTTRRIHTAEFKRDAVQLARTSGNLSGTARDLGISVSLLRKWRNAQQTNGETAFPGQGRQALSPEQQEIQRLRKEN